The following proteins are encoded in a genomic region of Dermatophagoides farinae isolate YC_2012a chromosome 8, ASM2471394v1, whole genome shotgun sequence:
- the LOC124495513 gene encoding uncharacterized protein LOC124495513 isoform X2: MIIITRKKSYVTNNGRSIMLMDNKLKRAKISLIILSLLQLLVVFIYITIKDNLKRLSSSSSNLKDDMFIFNLITYFGLSFSLAGLIVALFENHCFISCFAVTNLGHLIVVMTKTSQLILFTGYFAINIAIIMVSFVYCHLLRMKLVQLHLNPTTMNHGTQNSGSIFNVQENIFRQPMPPSYKEVIKHPDKYPCLFDTIHTPPTSEQLQDEANNAKVPEYSTIYL, translated from the exons atgattatcataactagaaaaaaaag TTATGTTACAAATAATGGTCGTTCAATAATGCTGATggataataaattgaaacgtgcaaaaatttcattaatcaTATTATCGTTGTTACAATTGTTGGTCGTATTCATCTATATAACCATCAAGGATAATCTTaaaagattatcatcatcatcatctaatcttaag GATGATATGTTCATCTTTAATCTCATTACATATTTTGgcctttcattttcattggccGGTTTAATTGTGgcattatttgaaaatcattgcTTTATCAGTTGTTTTGCTGTCACTAATCTTGGACATTTAATTGTTGTCATGACAAAAACATCACAATTAATATTATTTACCGGTTATTTTGCCATAAATATTGCCATAATAATGgtatcatttgtttattgtcatttattGCGAATGAAATTGGTACAATTACATCtaaatccaacaacaatgaatcaCGGGACACAAAACAGTGGATCAATATTTAATGTTCAGGAAAATATTTTCCGCCAACCAATGCCACCATCGTATAAAGAGGTTATTAAACATCCGGATAAATATCCATGTTTATTCGATACGATTCATACACCACCGACATCAGAACAATTACAAGATGAAGCCAATAATGCCAAAGTTCCAGAGTATTCAACCATTTATCTTTGA
- the LOC124495512 gene encoding transcription initiation factor IIB translates to MTSNNNNGGHCSKQLIKCEYCPEQTPLIEDYHAGDMICSGCGLVIGDRIIDVGAEWRKFSNDQVNKSRVGSLDSELYESMNLSTFISNRPSCTSHQQNTKNDLNDDQSTDGQFIENPYIRRDPTRPYYNKKYLNNNQRAIIVGFKDIAEMAEKLQTTRPVIESAQMLFKQMKTNLNIFKSCNIHMPLASACLYVAYRNQNVPRTFKEICAVSKATKREIAKCYKIISREIGQTILQASVIDYIPRFVAHLGLSNRIEKCAKEFIPNIESILSGRNPSTIASLAILFAIIVTGTSIEQNQTMAKTRTTVSTENNNNSNDCKCCTGKMTQTIRRISEVTGAAETTIKEVYHIAKNNKYKELFPDVFNSQESK, encoded by the coding sequence atgacaagcaataataataatggtggtcaTTGTAGTAAACAATTGATAAAATGTGAATATTGTCCCGAACAAACACCATTGATTGAAGATTATCATGCTGGTGATATGATATGTTCTGGTTGTGGTCTTGTTATTGGTGATCGTATTATCGATGTTGGTGCTGAATGgcgaaaattttccaatgatcAAGTGAATAAATCACGTGTTGGATCATTAGATAGTGAACTATATGAATCGATGAATTTATCAACATTTATATCGAATCGTCCTAGTTGTACAtcacatcaacaaaatactaaaaatgatttgaatgatgatcaatccaCTGATGGACAATTCATAGAAAATCCTTATATACGTCGTGATCCAACAAGGCcatattataataaaaaatatttaaacaaTAATCAACGTGCTATAATTGTCGGTTTTAAAGATATTGCCGAAATGGCTGAAAAACTACAGACAACACGTCCGGTGATTGAAAGTGCACAAATgttattcaaacaaatgaaaactaatttgaatatatttaaatCCTGTAACATACATATGCCATTAGCATCGGCATGTTTATATGTTGCATACAGGAATCAGAATGTACCACGAACATTTAAAGAAATCTGTGCCGTTTCTAAAGCAACTAAACGTGAAATAGCTAAATGTTATAAAATTATATCGAGAGAAATTGGCCAAACAATTTTACAGGCATCGgttattgattatattcCACGTTTTGTAGCACATTTAGGTCTTTCGAATAGGATTGAAAAATGTGCAAAAGAATTTATACCgaatattgaatcaattttatccGGTCGTAATCCAAGCACAATTGCATCATTGGCCATTTTGTTTGCAATTATAGTGACCGGAACAAGTATAGAACAGAATCAAACAATGGCGAAAACAAGAACCACCGTTTCGacagaaaataacaacaatagtaATGATTGTAAATGTTGTACCGGAAAAATGACACAAACAATTCGTAGAATATCAGAGGTAACCGGTGCAGCGGAAACAACCATTAAAGAAGTTTATCATATTGctaagaataataaatataaggAATTATTTCCCGATGTTTTTAATTCACAAGAATCGAAATAA
- the Sgt1 gene encoding suppressor of G2 allele of skp1 codes for MVYVLYEYEFRPRCIILCFARMHQYHLTNDNGIQHNNSKKKPRFDWYETDQLIVIGVMIKQIDKSKVHVEFQPRRIIFTYEHQTENDNEKIHYELILDLNGEIIPSESNWKVTSVKAEIKLRKVANYRWQKLEAVPCNQPKTCIPMNSLSKVTNTDSGGSSSNDNVKTKGMMRNWDELVKQVEKDDEQEENGVEDLFRRIYSSGDENLRRAMNKSFVESNGTVLSTNWNDVGKSTVEMKPPDNCEYRKWNE; via the exons ATGGTTTACGTTctatatgaatatgaatttcGTCCTCGTTGTATTATTTTGTGTTTTGCACGCATGCATCAAT ACCACttaacaaatgataatggaatccaacacaacaacagcaaaaaaaagccacGATTTGATTGGTATGAAACTGATCAATTAATTGTCATCGGTGTCATGATCAAACAGATTGATAAATCAAAAGTTCATGTTGAATTTCAACCACGACGTATAATTTTCACTTATGAACATCAGACGgagaatgataatgaaaaaattcattacgaACTTATTCTCGATTTGAATGGTGAAATTATACCATCGGAATCCAATTGGAAAGTAACATCTGTAAAAGCCGAAATTAAGCTACGTAAAGTGGCCAATTATCGTTGGCAAAAACTTGAG GCTGTTCCATGCAATCAACCGAAAACATGTATACCGATGAATTCATTGTCAAAAGTTACTAATACGGATTCAGgaggatcatcatcaaacgatAATGTCAAAACAAAAGGAATGATGCGTAATTGGGATGAACTAGTCAAACAAGTCGAAAAAGACGatgaacaagaagaaaatggTGTTGAAGACTTATTTCGTCGTATATATTCTTctggtgatgaaaatttacGTCGAGCCATGAATAAATCGTTTGTTGAATCAAACGGTACGGTTTTAAGTACTAATTGGAATGATGTAGGAAAAAGTACAGTGGAAATGAAACCACCGGATAATTGTGAATATCgtaaatggaatgaatga
- the LOC124495513 gene encoding uncharacterized protein LOC124495513 isoform X4: protein MLMDNKLKRAKISLIILSLLQLLVVFIYITIKDNLKRLSSSSSNLKDDMFIFNLITYFGLSFSLAGLIVALFENHCFISCFAVTNLGHLIVVMTKTSQLILFTGYFAINIAIIMVSFVYCHLLRMKLVQLHLNPTTMNHGTQNSGSIFNVQENIFRQPMPPSYKEVIKHPDKYPCLFDTIHTPPTSEQLQDEANNAKVPEYSTIYL, encoded by the exons ATGCTGATggataataaattgaaacgtgcaaaaatttcattaatcaTATTATCGTTGTTACAATTGTTGGTCGTATTCATCTATATAACCATCAAGGATAATCTTaaaagattatcatcatcatcatctaatcttaag GATGATATGTTCATCTTTAATCTCATTACATATTTTGgcctttcattttcattggccGGTTTAATTGTGgcattatttgaaaatcattgcTTTATCAGTTGTTTTGCTGTCACTAATCTTGGACATTTAATTGTTGTCATGACAAAAACATCACAATTAATATTATTTACCGGTTATTTTGCCATAAATATTGCCATAATAATGgtatcatttgtttattgtcatttattGCGAATGAAATTGGTACAATTACATCtaaatccaacaacaatgaatcaCGGGACACAAAACAGTGGATCAATATTTAATGTTCAGGAAAATATTTTCCGCCAACCAATGCCACCATCGTATAAAGAGGTTATTAAACATCCGGATAAATATCCATGTTTATTCGATACGATTCATACACCACCGACATCAGAACAATTACAAGATGAAGCCAATAATGCCAAAGTTCCAGAGTATTCAACCATTTATCTTTGA
- the LOC124495513 gene encoding uncharacterized protein LOC124495513 isoform X3 has protein sequence MTSYVTNNGRSIMLMDNKLKRAKISLIILSLLQLLVVFIYITIKDNLKRLSSSSSNLKDDMFIFNLITYFGLSFSLAGLIVALFENHCFISCFAVTNLGHLIVVMTKTSQLILFTGYFAINIAIIMVSFVYCHLLRMKLVQLHLNPTTMNHGTQNSGSIFNVQENIFRQPMPPSYKEVIKHPDKYPCLFDTIHTPPTSEQLQDEANNAKVPEYSTIYL, from the exons atgaccAGTTATGTTACAAATAATGGTCGTTCAATAATGCTGATggataataaattgaaacgtgcaaaaatttcattaatcaTATTATCGTTGTTACAATTGTTGGTCGTATTCATCTATATAACCATCAAGGATAATCTTaaaagattatcatcatcatcatctaatcttaag GATGATATGTTCATCTTTAATCTCATTACATATTTTGgcctttcattttcattggccGGTTTAATTGTGgcattatttgaaaatcattgcTTTATCAGTTGTTTTGCTGTCACTAATCTTGGACATTTAATTGTTGTCATGACAAAAACATCACAATTAATATTATTTACCGGTTATTTTGCCATAAATATTGCCATAATAATGgtatcatttgtttattgtcatttattGCGAATGAAATTGGTACAATTACATCtaaatccaacaacaatgaatcaCGGGACACAAAACAGTGGATCAATATTTAATGTTCAGGAAAATATTTTCCGCCAACCAATGCCACCATCGTATAAAGAGGTTATTAAACATCCGGATAAATATCCATGTTTATTCGATACGATTCATACACCACCGACATCAGAACAATTACAAGATGAAGCCAATAATGCCAAAGTTCCAGAGTATTCAACCATTTATCTTTGA
- the LOC124495513 gene encoding uncharacterized protein LOC124495513 isoform X1 has translation MLLLLLKYHIIPRTYNRTYNNNNNDDDDDENDNDIEIYVTNNGRSIMLMDNKLKRAKISLIILSLLQLLVVFIYITIKDNLKRLSSSSSNLKDDMFIFNLITYFGLSFSLAGLIVALFENHCFISCFAVTNLGHLIVVMTKTSQLILFTGYFAINIAIIMVSFVYCHLLRMKLVQLHLNPTTMNHGTQNSGSIFNVQENIFRQPMPPSYKEVIKHPDKYPCLFDTIHTPPTSEQLQDEANNAKVPEYSTIYL, from the exons atgttgttgttattattaaaatatcACATTATACCTCGCACCTACAATCGAacgtataataataataataatgatgatgatgatgatgagaatgacaATGACATTGAAAT TTATGTTACAAATAATGGTCGTTCAATAATGCTGATggataataaattgaaacgtgcaaaaatttcattaatcaTATTATCGTTGTTACAATTGTTGGTCGTATTCATCTATATAACCATCAAGGATAATCTTaaaagattatcatcatcatcatctaatcttaag GATGATATGTTCATCTTTAATCTCATTACATATTTTGgcctttcattttcattggccGGTTTAATTGTGgcattatttgaaaatcattgcTTTATCAGTTGTTTTGCTGTCACTAATCTTGGACATTTAATTGTTGTCATGACAAAAACATCACAATTAATATTATTTACCGGTTATTTTGCCATAAATATTGCCATAATAATGgtatcatttgtttattgtcatttattGCGAATGAAATTGGTACAATTACATCtaaatccaacaacaatgaatcaCGGGACACAAAACAGTGGATCAATATTTAATGTTCAGGAAAATATTTTCCGCCAACCAATGCCACCATCGTATAAAGAGGTTATTAAACATCCGGATAAATATCCATGTTTATTCGATACGATTCATACACCACCGACATCAGAACAATTACAAGATGAAGCCAATAATGCCAAAGTTCCAGAGTATTCAACCATTTATCTTTGA